In Lycium ferocissimum isolate CSIRO_LF1 chromosome 3, AGI_CSIRO_Lferr_CH_V1, whole genome shotgun sequence, the genomic window AGCTGGAAGATTCATTGGTTCAAAGGCTGATAGGTCTTCCATAAGCACCAAATGTGCCGTAGTGACACTGCTATTCTCTCTAACTCTTGTATGAGTACCTTgtccataaattaaaaaatcagTTGGTGTGTAGGCGCAAGCCCCTTTTTGGAGAGCTTTCTTGGGAAAGCTAATATTCCTTCTTTGACGATCGTATTTTTGATGGAGGTGGACACCCTTCTAGTCACATCCTCAGGCCTTCATCTTTTACTCCTAAGATTTTGGTTAGCACTAATTCAATCAAAGCAAACGTTGTCACATTCACTATTAAAATTAGAGTACTGTCATCTCGGTGACGTAGATTTCTTAATAGTTCAATCACTCCAACTTCATACATGCACAGAGCTGGCGGAGTAAGAAAATGAGTCCAATATTGAAATTTCACCATTTTCAACAGTTCTTTCATCCCATTCTCCTCTCCCAGGTCTACATCAATCATCATACCACAGAGAATCTTTTGTGTTTGGAGATGTCCCtctctcaattcacttccatttCTCTTAGAGGCACTTGGTTctttacttttacttatcctCCGCTTCTTTTAAGAAGTAGACGTTCCTCTTATCTCCTTCTCTCCTCCTGTCTTTCCTTTTGatttccttttcttattttttttttgaggcaCCTGGTGCTTCAACACAGATGGGGCATAAGTTTTCTTCTCACGGTGGGAGACGGGTAAGACATCTGCAGAATTTTCTTCCCTGTTAAGATTTTTGAACCGTTGTCTTACAGAGTTGTCGATGTTGGATCTTTTTATTTTAACCCCTTCATTTCTATCGTCTGATTCTCTGTCGAAGAGTCGGATGATAACAGGTATACATCTGCATCACTTCCCATGAGATTGAGAAGTTTTCTTTGGTCAAGAAAACCAGATAAGGATGTATATTTTCTCGAAACTCTTCATCTACTAGTTTCTGGAGGTACAAGTATGGGGGATTTTGGAATTAGTTCAGAGGTACATTGGTTAGAGGCAATTGAGTTCTGTGAGGTTTATGGTTTGGAGATcattttgatttggtttgaaaaGGGTTTTGTGATGCTTGTACTTGAGTTGTTTTAGGTAGCCTTTTTACAGTATCGGAGATGGCGTTTTAGGACAGGTGTAACAGGAGGGACAGATTGGTTCAGAAGTGAAGCGTCTATTGGAAGGTTTAaggtttgaattttgaattaggAGATGCTTCACTTACTTGGCACTTAAGCATTtcaaaacatatgaaaatacTGAAAggactactaacctgagtcatAGAGAGACCGGGTCTCTGGACAATTTTGACAGTGTCGAGCAATAATTCTGAAAACTTGTTCACATACAGTCCTGTACCTCCTATGTGTATACCCTTTCTCCTATTACATCCACCTTTTGACCCAACAATTGTATTTTCTGCTTCATCATTCTATTCGTATTCCTTTTTTACTTCTGCCTGGAGTAACTTTGAATTCTAAATTGCAGCATCTGACATTGAGATGTGTCCTTTCCTTAGATACCAAGGGCACACATCCTACCGTGAAGGCCTTGAGGAGACACCTCTTTGACTAATCCATGAGATTTTTGCTGTCCCTATTTGTCAAAATAATTGACagctttctttcttctctctatCTTCAGCCTGCACACGATGTCGCGCTGATTGGATTTAGGAACCCAAACCAGCTTGCGTTACTTGTAGTTATAGAAGGGATGAATCAAGTTTCTTTTAGCCCATGTGGGCAGaacttcttttctctcttctagAGATCCTTTCTTTTGAGGACTAATTCCTTTCGTTTTTTttagaaccttttttttttagaaccAGTTCCTCCTATTCCTTGCTTTACATCCCTCCTTTACTCCTGTACATCGAGGCAATCACGTTGGAGGACTAGGTCTAATTGAAAGCTTTGTCAAGATCAAACTTGACCCTATTCACATCCTTATCTAGTAACTCATTCTTCTCAATCTCAGCAATGAGGCTTAGATTTGCTATCTGTAACTTCTTTTCAAGCACTAGGAAGGTTTCATTTGCTTTACCTTTTCCCTTGAACGACATTTTCATCCCTTCTCTCATTTGGCTGTCCAACAAAGTGGTTTGTTAGTTTGTCTCATGgatttgtttcttcatttctctagaGGATATACGCTGGTCATCCCTTTCTCGCTCTATCTCATTAATTACTTGATTCAGCTCATCCTTCTCAATAACTCGAACGTGATATGCATCAATTAACACGCTTGATAGAGATGTCAGTTTCTTTTGAGAGTAAGATTTCAAGTTTTTCTTTATGTCAAGAAAGTTTCCCTCCTTATCCTTGTCAGACTTAGCCATAAGGGCGCTCATGGACACATTTTCAGTTGCTTCATCTTCAATGTCTATCATTGGTGTTTCCCCTtggtcattttcatcttcagaTTCACTAGAGAAATTTTCCCATGCAGCAAGCGCTTGCTTTACCAGCTCGTCAGCAATTTCTCTTCTTCTAAATCTTCTGTCGGGGATCTGGTTTCTCATGACTGTCCTGTTATAATTGTCTTGCTTGTTTTGAGGACAATCCTTCATAAAGGGGCTAGGTTTCTCACATTTATGAGTCCTCTGCCATAAAGAATTCATGCATTCTATCCTTCCACCACACATAATAATTTTCGTTGAATTTGGCTGGTCTGGTGAATGATTGACTTTCTTCCAGATTTGGTAGGGCTGTCATTTCACAgattctttctaggtgttaaccttttagaagacatgtaatgacccgtttggtcgttatatcCCTTCCGGTATTTTTGCTCATTTTCGaacattgattagctcacttttgacccgaagggACCGTTGATATGCTttccgaggtgtctagattggattcgggcaactttttagtgaaattgggcttaaagtgaaaaatagttgacccaaagttgacttttggttaAATGTGacttttccaaaaattcatcgattccgagagatccggatggtcatttagaacttatgtgtgtatttgtttcggttcccaatgcactcggatgcattttgggacttgagttggaaaattggaattaaggtatcgggagttgactcagtcaacgggacctccgttaggaattctgaggccacgaatGCATTCATAGCGTggttttatgtgtgtctatgtgtagggtatgtgagcagatggcctcggtaATAAGTCAAAAAATCGGATTGAATTCTGAACTTTGGCggattttctggtgtctggtgctcGCTTTCGCGGTACCAGCACAgcggcagcggtaccgctggagcggtccaAGACAATTTGTGCTTGACCGCTAAAGTGGTCAAGGGACCGCTGGAGCTGTCCCAGTGTCGACAAAGCGGGTGACGGATAGTATGTATcattaatgaggtgttaaaagCCATTAGTTCCTCATTTATTACCATTACAAAAATTGACTCTTGGGAGCTGTTCTTGGAGACTTTTAGTGgaaattcttggtggtaagttttCCTAATCCTTTTACTATTTTCttaatcctaatcatcatatATTTCCCCTTCTCTTAATAATTCCTTAGTTATGGAAGATTGAAAGTGAGTTTTGatgaatgttctatctaggcttattaatgatgaaattgatggggtttatgttagattttgatgaatctaagtttgttaatcatatattttccattattagagttaaattcttgaatcaaagagttaggatttatacccaaatttagAGGTTTTGCTTCAGTTTTGAAATTCGGGGATTCcatgagttaaattagcaattagtggttgggttatgatcacctagtgcttaatttgatattttgctttcgaatttcccgttttgcttTATGGGCCACGTTTCCCCAAATGTTAGGattggatttgacctaaattggaTGGTAGCTatattagtatcgttcttcatgatttctaatctagatttcaattatgcttagactactttggttttgAGGCTCAgtggaaaggcaaggcaaaggagtgagttattggtgttgcggttcggccatccaggtaggttatgacttatCCTTGGTGAGATTTCgcatagcgaagcatatatttagattatatcgtCGGAGAAAGCATAcgaaccttcaggtatgaagttggaatggatattgtcttaggttgggccctattaTGTGTTTGGGACTAGCCATTCTGTTGTGTTTtgattgattgttctattgtgttggcttgatgccacgtgttatTAGTAGTTATTGGCATTTTTTGTTCTATCTTGGTTATGATATTCTTGgcgtacccactattggtacttgtgattcagaTGTATTGTTatcgtacccactgttggtacttgtgattcggatatattgttggcgtacccactgttggtacttgtgattcggatatattattagtgtacccattgttggtacttgtgatactgAGCATGATTATTAATAtggatacatgcattgcacgcactctcattcttcatgatatattaTTGAGATAgtgatgatatttgatgaagCACTTtcatgagctgggctcgatttttacttgagtgacatgGGAGTCCGATATTCGATGTTCGTcccgaaatcgtggattgagtgaattgatacttgatgaaaattctttttacttgagtgacgtgagagttcgatatccgatgttcattCCAGAattgtggattgagtgagtgcatggactctgcgggtcccccagggtggtgccggtgagaaccctcGTGGGAAAAGATCTGGGATCCTGTCTGTCTGTTGGGGAAAGATCcgagacgggtggcacttagactttgtGAGTCACCTTgcgttgtgctaccgagatatTGATATTTTCGTCagaagtacatgtgtacactacatatgcttgcattgcattgcatcacgaCTTGATTTGGAGATGATTTGATATTGTACTTGTGTTGTCGGATTTCggacttgatatattgagatttggcacacttgggattagatgctctacttaggcgttGATGCATACTTGTCTTCTattatgttttaatttatacttgttggtttaatttcctatcttgctttattatctgaattgtgttagctatgcttggTCGGctgatgatgcctaccagtaccgttgttttatactgacctgcacttgctgcattcctttatgaatgcaaagtATCTGATTGGGTCTACTTCCATCTCCCGTGGCTAATTGTCATCTTCAACTTTAGCACCGAGTCTTCTGGGTGAGCACGgtcgttcgctgccttgaagacttctctattATTTATGTGCTAttcctattcagagacatagacatttttATGTGTTATTATTCCAGACTTATATTATTTCCGGACCCTGAGGTATTATTATTGTTCCGCACTAtctttactatatatatattgtgagaATTATGTATCTATTCTTTTCTGCTTGattaattatgtatttgtgtctttatttattgttgggttgagggttcgcttatcgaggtgggGGAGTTAAGTGCCCACATggcttaggcaaaataggtcgtgacaaggcacctgctctgatactaattgTTGAaggctatgcgtccaccaaacacaaTATATGAGGGAtctggttgtgtaccagttcccttatgcagtgcagtaagtaaagaaggcacgatattaccgtggaaaactccttactcaggggattaaaaatcacgacctactccagtaggatttcaactccactacacgagcaacttccGATTGCAACCTGTTGCAAACTAGGAATTAACTtacataatccctcacccttacaatagttgcaacctaggaactaactctcatAGTCCATCCACCTTTACAACACACTGATTGCAAatacctccacttgactaactctagccaaggaaactaatacacctagacaaactctagcctagtgtgcCACTCAAAGTTCTTGTGAAGGCACTCTTCCAACAAGcaacctttgagaattcaactaatacaactaagctaactctagtctagtgtaccactcaagagcttgtggaagcaaACTTGAGACTTTAAGACACCTACACACGGCTTTCTTTttgggaagagtaggtttacagtttaagtaCAAGTAAACAAAGACTCACAACAATCTAAAGAACATAGATAATATCTTATGTTTGGATCAGGTTCTTCGGCTTGTTGATGACTTTGTTTTTAAGAGCACTTGAGAAAGTTGTGTCGGCAGATTCTGCACGATTTAGATTAGGTTATTCAAGTCTGCTCAATATGTTgtcatcatgttgtatatatagtgggagcttGTGAGGTGAAAAGGGACCACTTTTtattttgacctaaagcatgggccaactcacagCTGTACTTGTATGCAACAAGTGGCTCGGCTTTGCAACTGTCTCTGCCGACAGTGTaaggtgcacagagagcagATTACAAACTAGGTCTCTATTTGGTTCTGAAATAGTtagacaatcatcaaaacacgaatgcacttggaacGATTAAAATGCATGcaattcccctttttttttttttgccagaAACATTTTTTGGGATGATAGGAGGGGAACTTCTTATGAAAGATTAGTGAATTTTGATAACCTTCAAACTATGGCGGTACCGTCAAGGCATGTAACAGGCATAATCCTGGATACTAGTTAacttttgtgtattttgttatTACTATATATAATTACAATCTGCTtgacctaaaaaaaaaaaaaacaaaaactctGAGTATTCAATCTCTTGATGCCACATCATCAACCTAGGCGAAAGGAACTCACATGTGTAGTTCAAAATTAATTTAGCGGATATTTCAAAATTCACCATGTGCAAATTATCCAAGTATTGCTAAGTGTACAGTCAAATTATTACCtatcctcttttttcttttccctctttTTCTTCCGCAGGCCCCACTCCTTTTCCTGTTtgaccttttaaaaaaaaacctattttcCTAAATTTACTATATATTTCTTTTNNNNNNNNNNNNNNNNNNNNNNNNNNNNNNNNNNNNNNNNNNNNNNNNNNNNNNNNNNNNNNNNNNNNNNNNNNNNNNNNNNNNNNNNNNNNNNNNNNNNtaagaatatacttataatataaatatactaaatttataaaatacgaatttataaacttagaaaaaaaattaagctataaataacttaagttataatatataagttataagtatgggaaaatacataaaaaaaaaccccaacgTATACTAGGATTAATTATATTACCCAACCTTTCAGGCGACCTGTCTACCCccggccttattttttctgtatttttgtacattttttgactgacgtggcaaaaaaaaaaaattaatagcgagtgaaaatagtaaaaatagttttttatattttaataaaaattaatttttttttttaaaaaacccatttttttctctttcttcttctttctcctcaatcACCCCATAATTTCACTTACAAAATATGCTAGAATGGAAATTGGAGATGGAGATCTTAGAAGCGTTGATTCAAAGATGGAGTGTGTGTACTGGGTCGATGTAAGGCGGGTCGGGTTGATGGGTAATGGATTGGATTGTTTAGAACATTATGcggttttatattttttggatTATTTAAAGGTCAATTCATCAAATGATGATGCCTTTACGTTTTGCTAAAATAGTAAGCAGTAGTAGTAGAACATATTACGGTTCGTTTGGTTACTGGAATTATTATGAAATTAATTATGCCAGTACTAATTCGGTAATGTTTAATCTTTatctatttgtattttttttttagtgcaaaTAACATCGACATAATTTCTTCAAATGGTTGGGGCAAGAGGTGTGTgttttggggtgggggggggggggggggggcagcaGCAGCAACGGGGGCGGCGGCGACAGTGGCAGCagctcctatatatatatatatatatttttttatatatatataggaggtgtgtgtgtgtgtgtgtgtgtgtgtgtgtaggggGGCGGCAGCACAGCTCCTCCAGTTAGTGAAAAACTTCAACAAAAACTTTCTAAATAAAATCGAATTCTTGATTTCTTAGAAATTAATACTCCACAGAgaacacaaaaatttgagcatGGAAATTAGTAAGGGGGGAAGGCAATTTCTAGGATGcagttttcttttcctttgtgtTTGAATGCTATGGAAAATAataacagaaaaaaaaataggagtgTGAGTCAAGTTGTGAAGCCCCCTGAATTTCGAtttatgatgaaattgaatgtgtgtgttaatggaggaaaaaaatgggtcgaatgtttcttgaaaataagctctttatgattgatgattaaattgaatgtgtgtgttaatggaggaagaaaatgggttgaatgtgtgtgtgttaatggaggaaaaaagtgggttgaatgtgtgtgtgtgttaatggaggaagaaaatgggttgatggatttcttgaaatgaagaagaagaagaagggtttagtgatgaagaagacaaaattaatggctaattagaggttaattagtgtaaatataattaataaaagaaaaatcaaatgaaagaaagaaaggaaagtggCGGTGACGTGGCGGCGAGCGTGGCACcaatgtggcggagagtgtgcaacactctccatCAGGTAACtggccttcaattttttttttttgccacgtcagtcAAAAAAgtgtacaaaaatacagaaaaaataaggacaggggggtaataggtcaccCGTAAAGGTtaggtgcgtcataattaatccaagtatacgttggggggattttttatgtattttcccctATAAGTATACATATagcttaaacatatatatataagttataagtatatatagtatacatataacttaaacatatatatataagttatataacctaagtatattgatatatataagtatattcttagtatattttaggtatatgtagtataacttaagcatataactcaatatatatatatacgtatatgatgtaTTGTTGTTAGTCGgtaaatatataaaacttaacttataaacttatataacatatgtaaatatatacctacaatatactaataaatactataatatatatatatatatatatatatatatatatatatatatatatacacacactatacaaaaaacacaaaaaaaaaaagaggttttggACATGTTAGAACCGGACCGgtccggtttcgattttttaaccggtaaaccggaaccggtggCCGGTTCCGGTTTTTTAACCGGAAACCGGCCGGTTTGTTAACCGGTTACCGGTCCGGTCCGGTTCGAACCGGTTAACAGGTTTAGTGTCAAGTTCAAATAAAGGCACTAGAAGTTTTAAACCACCACTGAAAGTCGTgcatgtcctatcaatgaacctGTCAAAGTTGTTGTTCACCCTTCTCTATTAGTACATCATTTGCAGTAATCTCAACTACTGAGAAGTTAGCAACACTAACACTATATTCTCAGTATCATTGTATCAAAGATAATGGAAAAAGATAAaacatagaaagaaaaaaaaattcacaatttTAGTATGGACTTGCATAGAACCATCTTCTACCTCTACAATTTCCTGATTTATGTCCGGATCAGTCGTGAAATCACATCAAGGTAACCAGGCCCAAAGTAATGTCCTGTTAAAAGTAGACACAGAAAGTTGGAAAGACTAAATAATTAGCAGTGAGTGGGAATGCATCACTTAATAACTTTCAAAAGAATTGTGAAATAAACCATGTAAAGCTGCATCAAAGCTCAAATCAACTACTATAAAAGAATTCATAGATTACTAGCACTACAAATTTAAACTGTTACCAAAAGAGGCTAACAGGGACCAGAACCAAAACAGCCGGTTCTGAAGACATTTGAATTCAATTTATTCCTGTagaatatgatgataatgaattgattttccattttttatataGGCCCAGAGAAGCAACAGAATTATTGCTCCAGAATCTTATAAAGAAACAAGACCCAGCAGTCAGTTCATTCAAGCTGTCATGACAAAATTCAAATTTGTAGCAGCTACTATCTACTTCTGTGGATTTTCTTTCCGAATTAAGACTACTTCTGCGGAATTATAGTCCCTACAAATGTATATTCAAAAGCTTTGTCATAAGATACTATAACCAAGCATTTATAAGATACTATAACCAAGCATTTAAGTTCGCCCACTAGATTACTTTCACTTGAGTAGTGTAAGTCTTCATACCCTAACTAGCAGACGACGACAAGCTGGCGTTTACCAAATCAAACTACTTAGATAAAATTGTGAAAGAGATACATTTTGTCAATATAAAAGAGCTGATACATTTTACAAGTTGATGCAAGTTGGAACAAACAGACTTCTAAGACCAATGCAAAATATCTAATAATCTATAAAAGGTATTCAACATGTTGATTTTGTACACAGCtgagagaaatgaagaaaacatCGAATGGATCTCCATTATCACTCTCCCCTATTAGCATCTTCAGAAGCTTATAGCAGCAGGGCATCTTCAGAAGCTTATAGCAGCAGGAAGTACTTTGGTTTCATGGGAAGTTAAAAGGGACATTGCAAAATAATGTATAGAAAGCACAACACACATGCTTAAGTCTAGTGAGATTTCCCGAGATAACCAAAATTTAGATATTCCGGAAAATATGCATGCCACACAAACACAATGAAGATTGCATGTATCTGCATGTCAGACAGAGAGAGAGCGATTACAGTTTACTGAGTCTTCTTTTCCTTGTTGGAggacttcaaaatctttttcaaTACATTGTCATCAATTTTTTTGTACTGTTTCTGAATGACTTTCTGTGCTATAATAAGCTTGTCATCAATTTGGATTTGGTACTTCTCGTATATCAGAGGCACAGACAAGCTAAAAAGAGTCCCTGAGCCCAAGAAATGAACTAGATCAATGATTAAATGTGCGTCCAAAAACTTCAATAACCCCAAGGAAAGACTACTCACCCATGTAGAGCAAAGTGAGGAATGTGAAAAAACTACCAACATAAGATATCAACCACAAGCCAAGAGCAACCTGATGAACCAAATCCACATTAAGTTGAAACAAATATGAAAATGactggaagaaagaaaaaagaaggataaCATGAGAACAGACCCAACCGAAAAGTTTCAAGTTCCCACCGATAGCAATATCATGTGCAATCAACAGTATATGGTTTACCCAAACACGCATTGTATCAGCAACCTTGACAACAAATTCCTCGGGAACTTCCATATCAGGAATTGGAGGTAAAGGTCTGGAATTATAGAAACAACAACTCATTCAGTTTGTTGCATTGCGGACCTAAAACAGATAAACAGATGTACTTTTGGTTTTAACTTCTAGATGAGGCAATGCACACAACTTAACATGATATCAAGTCCTAATTCAACTTCTCACCATCATCCATCGACAATATTTTCAGATGCTTAACCATGAAAACGAATAAGGTCACGCATAAGGGGTGTGTTGTAAAACTGAAATACGTAAATGTATCCGCTCTCTAACTATTTAAGATTTTAGAAGAGATAGTTCACACAGATTAACAAAACTAAGTCCCGCGAGTCTTTAACAGGATAATTGcataaaatattactccctccatcccaaaatactTATCACGTTTAGCTTCTCGAGAGTCGATCTAGATGAGCTTTGGCAAcattaagatgtattttttcaacatattgatatgagaaaaattgcaacttatagtagTTTCCTATATTTaactataaaatattaaatcaatatatttaaatttagcttcgaagattagtcaaattaactctcGTAAAGCGAAACGTGACAAGTAACTGGCATTAAATGTATGACTAGTGAGTTTTAACAAAGGAAGAAAATGCTCAAAAGACATTAAATGCATCTATGAGTACCTGTTGAGAAGTGTAGCAGATTTTGCCCAGAAGAAGAGAATGAAAACTATAAGCAACAAGACATTGGCAA contains:
- the LOC132051022 gene encoding reticulon-like protein B11 produces the protein MGDPRHSFVHHALGGGTVADVLLWRRRCASLTLLISSTVLWFLFERAGYNLLSFIANVLLLIVFILFFWAKSATLLNRPLPPIPDMEVPEEFVVKVADTMRVWVNHILLIAHDIAIGGNLKLFGWVALGLWLISYVGSFFTFLTLLYMGTLFSLSVPLIYEKYQIQIDDKLIIAQKVIQKQYKKIDDNVLKKILKSSNKEKKTQ